In the genome of Megalops cyprinoides isolate fMegCyp1 chromosome 7, fMegCyp1.pri, whole genome shotgun sequence, one region contains:
- the slc39a5 gene encoding zinc transporter ZIP10 isoform X2 produces the protein MTVAWSGRMVFWLCVLIALCFEINTSWSLQVAVHAAEVDKQQWNEKPGIFNSSKAEHLGLEHLEEAFEEQGYYLQRLFLQYGENGTLTFGGLQKLLGSLGLGEVSVLEISHQGLRQTSLSSQHLHAHESQPPHPESWQDGTVWEKRTADNTKNAHTSGGPLTGVNEGVDHPGLPSVPHLQPGQRQFGKPSLVLDHPMKNHLHGNCLNVSQLLWNFGLGKASHITPAHFTFLCPALLYQIDSGVCLRHPEGRGQEAGRGESFLKALGWGSLALVVISLPSLLALGLIPLLPPARLHTLLCPMAALAVGTLCGDALLHLLPHTRPGLHSESEQRDSVLKGLSVLGGLYLLFLVESILGLRRHSKRRVKRKQKGSSSADRDGDPEKELTALEGTTPLEETQHSDDLNTVEHGHGHSHSHPAQGNAGMGSLVWMVVMGDGIHNLTDGLAIGAAFSQSLAGGLSTTVAVFCHELPHELGDLAVLLGAGWPVRRLLLFSGISAALGLVGLLGGAVLGHHSASLSPWILALTAGVFLYVALADIVPEMLHGDPGPTRPLTRFLLQNLGLLTGGGIMLCIALFEEDIAFNLGDV, from the exons ATGACAGTGGCCTGGAGTGGTAGAATGGTCTTCTGGCTGTGCGTGCTGATAGCGCTGTGCTTTGAGATAAACACGAGCTGGAGTCTACAGGTGGCCGTTCATGCCGCAGAGGTGGACAAGCAGCAATGGAATGAGAAGCCGGGGATATTTAATAGCAGCAAGGCAGAGCATTTAGGACTAGAACACTTGGAGGAGGCATTTGAGGAACAG GGCTATTACCTGCAGAGGCTGTTTCTGCAGTACGGGGAGAACGGGACGCTGACCTTCGGCGGGCTGCAGAAGCTCCTGGGCAGCCTGGGTCTGGGCGAGGTCAGCGTGCTGGAGATCAGCCACCAGGGCCTGAGGCaaacctccctctcctcccagcaCCTGCACGCCCATGAGAGCCAGCCGCCACATCCCGAGAG CTGGCAGGATGGGACCGTTTGGGAGAAAAGGACCGCAGACAACACCAAAAATGCCCATACCAGCGGTGGACCTCTGACTGGTGTAAATGAGGGAGTGGATCACCCCGGGTTACCCTCTGTCCCCCATCTCCAGCCGGGCCAAAGGCAGTTTGGGAAGCCTTCCCTTGTGCTGGATCACCCCATGAAGAACCACCTGCATGGCAAT TGTCTGAATGTCAGTCAGCTCCTGTGGAACTTCGGCCTAGGAAAAGCTTCCCATATCACCCCTGCACACTTCACCTTCCTGTGCCCCGCCCTACTCTACCAGATTGACAGCGGGGTCTGTCTGCGGCACCCCGAGGGACGGGGGCAAGAGGCAGGAAGGGGCGAGTCTTTCCTTAAAG ctCTGGGGTGGGGTTCCCTGGCTCTGGTGGTGATTAGTTTGCCCTCCTTGCTAGCCCTGGGTCTTATACCCCTCCTGCCCCCGGCCCGCCTCCATACCCTCCTTTGCCCGATGGCGGCCCTGGCCGTGGGCACACTGTGTGGCGATGCCCTGCTGCATCTCCTGCCTCAT aCGAGGCCAGGATTGCATTCTGAGTCAGAGCAGCGGGATTCTGTGCTGAAAGGCCTCAGCGTGCTCGGCGGCCTCTACCTGCTCTTCCTGGTGGAGAGCATTTTAGGGCTGCGGCGCCACTCTAAG AGGAGGGTCAAGAGGAAGCAGAAGGGTTCCTCCAGTGCAGACCGGGATGGAGACCCAGAGAAGGAGCTGACTGCATTAGAAG GTACGACCCCTCTAGAGGAAACTCAGCACTCTGATGATCTAAACACAGTGGAGCATGGACACGGTCATTCCCACAGCCACCCGGCCCAGGGGAATGCTGGGATGGGCAGCCTGGTGTGGATGGTGGTCATGGGGGATGGAATCCACAATCTCACTGATGGGCTGGCTATCG GAGCGGCTTTCTCTCAGAGTCTGGCGGGGGGTCTGAGCACCACTGTGGCTGTCTTCTGTCATGAGCTCCCCCATGAACTGG GTGACCTGGCGGTTTTGCTGGGAGCGGGCTGGCCCGTGCGCCGGCTGCTGCTGTTCAGCGGGATCTCAGCTGCGCTGGGCCTCGTGGGCCTGCTAGGGGGCGCTGTCCTGGGGCACCACTCCGCCTCGCTGTCGCCCTGGATCTTGGCGCTCACCGCCGGGGTCTTCCTCTACGTGGCGCTCGCTGACATT GTGCCCGAGATGCTGCACGGAGACCCCGGCCCAACGCGACCTCTGACCCGCTTCCTCCTGCAGAACCTGGGCCTGCTGACGGGAGGCGGTATCATGCTGTGCATCGCGCTCTTTGAGGAGGACATCGCCTTCAACCTTGGGGACGTCTGA
- the slc39a5 gene encoding zinc transporter ZIP10 isoform X1, with product MTVAWSGRMVFWLCVLIALCFEINTSWSLQVAVHAAEVDKQQWNEKPGIFNSSKAEHLGLEHLEEAFEEQGYYLQRLFLQYGENGTLTFGGLQKLLGSLGLGEVSVLEISHQGLRQTSLSSQHLHAHESQPPHPESSWQDGTVWEKRTADNTKNAHTSGGPLTGVNEGVDHPGLPSVPHLQPGQRQFGKPSLVLDHPMKNHLHGNCLNVSQLLWNFGLGKASHITPAHFTFLCPALLYQIDSGVCLRHPEGRGQEAGRGESFLKALGWGSLALVVISLPSLLALGLIPLLPPARLHTLLCPMAALAVGTLCGDALLHLLPHTRPGLHSESEQRDSVLKGLSVLGGLYLLFLVESILGLRRHSKRRVKRKQKGSSSADRDGDPEKELTALEGTTPLEETQHSDDLNTVEHGHGHSHSHPAQGNAGMGSLVWMVVMGDGIHNLTDGLAIGAAFSQSLAGGLSTTVAVFCHELPHELGDLAVLLGAGWPVRRLLLFSGISAALGLVGLLGGAVLGHHSASLSPWILALTAGVFLYVALADIVPEMLHGDPGPTRPLTRFLLQNLGLLTGGGIMLCIALFEEDIAFNLGDV from the exons ATGACAGTGGCCTGGAGTGGTAGAATGGTCTTCTGGCTGTGCGTGCTGATAGCGCTGTGCTTTGAGATAAACACGAGCTGGAGTCTACAGGTGGCCGTTCATGCCGCAGAGGTGGACAAGCAGCAATGGAATGAGAAGCCGGGGATATTTAATAGCAGCAAGGCAGAGCATTTAGGACTAGAACACTTGGAGGAGGCATTTGAGGAACAG GGCTATTACCTGCAGAGGCTGTTTCTGCAGTACGGGGAGAACGGGACGCTGACCTTCGGCGGGCTGCAGAAGCTCCTGGGCAGCCTGGGTCTGGGCGAGGTCAGCGTGCTGGAGATCAGCCACCAGGGCCTGAGGCaaacctccctctcctcccagcaCCTGCACGCCCATGAGAGCCAGCCGCCACATCCCGAGAG CAGCTGGCAGGATGGGACCGTTTGGGAGAAAAGGACCGCAGACAACACCAAAAATGCCCATACCAGCGGTGGACCTCTGACTGGTGTAAATGAGGGAGTGGATCACCCCGGGTTACCCTCTGTCCCCCATCTCCAGCCGGGCCAAAGGCAGTTTGGGAAGCCTTCCCTTGTGCTGGATCACCCCATGAAGAACCACCTGCATGGCAAT TGTCTGAATGTCAGTCAGCTCCTGTGGAACTTCGGCCTAGGAAAAGCTTCCCATATCACCCCTGCACACTTCACCTTCCTGTGCCCCGCCCTACTCTACCAGATTGACAGCGGGGTCTGTCTGCGGCACCCCGAGGGACGGGGGCAAGAGGCAGGAAGGGGCGAGTCTTTCCTTAAAG ctCTGGGGTGGGGTTCCCTGGCTCTGGTGGTGATTAGTTTGCCCTCCTTGCTAGCCCTGGGTCTTATACCCCTCCTGCCCCCGGCCCGCCTCCATACCCTCCTTTGCCCGATGGCGGCCCTGGCCGTGGGCACACTGTGTGGCGATGCCCTGCTGCATCTCCTGCCTCAT aCGAGGCCAGGATTGCATTCTGAGTCAGAGCAGCGGGATTCTGTGCTGAAAGGCCTCAGCGTGCTCGGCGGCCTCTACCTGCTCTTCCTGGTGGAGAGCATTTTAGGGCTGCGGCGCCACTCTAAG AGGAGGGTCAAGAGGAAGCAGAAGGGTTCCTCCAGTGCAGACCGGGATGGAGACCCAGAGAAGGAGCTGACTGCATTAGAAG GTACGACCCCTCTAGAGGAAACTCAGCACTCTGATGATCTAAACACAGTGGAGCATGGACACGGTCATTCCCACAGCCACCCGGCCCAGGGGAATGCTGGGATGGGCAGCCTGGTGTGGATGGTGGTCATGGGGGATGGAATCCACAATCTCACTGATGGGCTGGCTATCG GAGCGGCTTTCTCTCAGAGTCTGGCGGGGGGTCTGAGCACCACTGTGGCTGTCTTCTGTCATGAGCTCCCCCATGAACTGG GTGACCTGGCGGTTTTGCTGGGAGCGGGCTGGCCCGTGCGCCGGCTGCTGCTGTTCAGCGGGATCTCAGCTGCGCTGGGCCTCGTGGGCCTGCTAGGGGGCGCTGTCCTGGGGCACCACTCCGCCTCGCTGTCGCCCTGGATCTTGGCGCTCACCGCCGGGGTCTTCCTCTACGTGGCGCTCGCTGACATT GTGCCCGAGATGCTGCACGGAGACCCCGGCCCAACGCGACCTCTGACCCGCTTCCTCCTGCAGAACCTGGGCCTGCTGACGGGAGGCGGTATCATGCTGTGCATCGCGCTCTTTGAGGAGGACATCGCCTTCAACCTTGGGGACGTCTGA